The Nocardioides sp. S-1144 genome includes a region encoding these proteins:
- a CDS encoding GNAT family N-acetyltransferase — protein sequence MATRAELLHAYDTQLRGVAETAGALSWDRVGPLWRAIHRHDEELQGFVSHEELAGHDVPRLVAATAAWFRDETGVASFEWKTRGHDSGAAGLDAALRAHGLAPGEPETVMVGEATALAVDVRLDEGLSVRRLDDAPDAAALLAEASDVQRRVFGRGGDLAQRVAAAGRCEVWAALDGERVVSVGRLEVVDDTGFAGLWGGATLGGHRGRGLYRALTAARARAALARGVRLLQVDCSPMSRPILERSGLVAVTTTTPYEWTRPG from the coding sequence ATGGCCACCCGCGCGGAGCTCCTGCACGCCTACGACACCCAGCTGCGGGGCGTCGCCGAGACCGCCGGGGCGCTCTCCTGGGACCGGGTGGGGCCGCTGTGGCGCGCGATCCACCGCCACGACGAGGAGCTGCAGGGCTTCGTGAGCCACGAGGAGCTCGCCGGCCACGACGTGCCACGGCTCGTCGCGGCCACCGCCGCCTGGTTCCGCGACGAGACCGGCGTGGCGTCGTTCGAGTGGAAGACCCGCGGCCACGATTCCGGCGCAGCCGGGCTGGACGCCGCCCTGCGCGCGCACGGCCTCGCGCCCGGCGAGCCCGAGACGGTGATGGTGGGGGAGGCGACGGCCCTGGCGGTCGACGTCCGGCTCGACGAGGGCCTCTCGGTGCGCCGCCTCGACGACGCCCCGGACGCCGCCGCGCTGCTGGCCGAGGCCAGCGACGTGCAGCGCCGCGTCTTCGGGCGCGGGGGCGACCTCGCGCAGCGGGTGGCCGCCGCCGGGCGGTGCGAGGTCTGGGCCGCCCTCGACGGCGAGCGGGTCGTGTCCGTCGGCCGTCTCGAGGTCGTCGACGACACCGGGTTCGCGGGTCTCTGGGGCGGTGCGACGCTCGGGGGCCACCGGGGCCGCGGCCTCTACCGCGCGCTCACCGCGGCCCGCGCCCGCGCGGCGCTCGCCCGCGGCGTCCGCCTGCTGCAGGTCGACTGCAGCCCGATGTCGCGCCCGATCCTCGAGCGCTCCGGCCTGGTCGCGGTCACCACGACGACGCCGTACGAGTGGACCCGGCCGGGCTGA
- a CDS encoding peptidoglycan-binding domain-containing protein, translated as MRRLLVLLVALVTLAATTATLAVTAAPSYAATYPTLSSGATGANVTSLQYLLTSRGFSTAADGAFGTGTRDAVVAFQSSAGLAADGVAGPQTLAALVRPLREGDRGPAVQALQVQLNKHGSTLDTDGAFGPATSAAVRSFQSGNGLGADGVAGPATWTTLLGTGGGGTAPGTTYDSLSEAQKANARTIIGVGRGAGVPEQGWVVALATSMQESTLLNIDYGDRDSLGLFQQRTSQGWGTEAQILDPVASSKAFYGVAPHTPNPGLLDIAGWESMSVTRAAQAVQRSAYPDAYARWEGLARDVVAHESGAPAIP; from the coding sequence ATGCGCCGTCTCCTCGTGCTCCTGGTCGCCCTGGTCACCCTCGCCGCCACCACGGCCACCCTCGCGGTCACCGCCGCGCCGTCGTACGCGGCGACCTACCCGACGCTGAGCAGCGGGGCGACCGGCGCGAACGTGACCTCGTTGCAGTACCTCCTGACCTCCCGCGGCTTCTCGACCGCCGCCGACGGGGCGTTCGGCACCGGCACGAGGGACGCCGTCGTGGCGTTCCAGTCGTCGGCCGGGCTGGCCGCCGACGGCGTGGCCGGACCCCAGACCCTCGCGGCGCTCGTGCGCCCGCTGCGCGAGGGCGACCGCGGTCCCGCGGTCCAGGCGCTGCAGGTGCAGCTGAACAAGCACGGCTCCACCCTCGACACCGACGGAGCCTTCGGGCCGGCCACGAGCGCCGCCGTCCGGTCCTTCCAGTCGGGCAACGGCCTCGGGGCCGACGGCGTCGCCGGGCCGGCGACCTGGACGACGCTGCTCGGCACGGGCGGCGGCGGGACGGCGCCGGGCACGACCTATGACTCGCTGTCGGAGGCGCAGAAGGCCAACGCCCGCACCATCATCGGCGTCGGCCGGGGCGCCGGCGTCCCGGAGCAGGGCTGGGTGGTCGCGCTGGCCACCTCGATGCAGGAGTCGACGCTGCTCAACATCGACTACGGCGACCGCGACTCGCTCGGTCTCTTCCAGCAGCGCACCTCGCAGGGCTGGGGCACCGAGGCCCAGATCCTCGACCCGGTGGCGTCGAGCAAGGCGTTCTACGGCGTCGCCCCGCACACGCCGAACCCCGGCCTGCTCGACATCGCCGGGTGGGAGTCGATGTCGGTCACCCGGGCGGCGCAGGCGGTGCAGCGCTCGGCCTACCCCGACGCCTACGCCCGGTGGGAGGGCCTGGCCCGCGACGTCGTGGCCCACGAGTCCGGGGCGCCGGCCATCCCCTGA
- a CDS encoding lysophospholipid acyltransferase family protein, which yields MVLYQVLHSVVPPVAKAVWRPTITGLHHVPATGGVILASNHLSFIDSVVIPVVVPRTVVFLAKSDYFEGSGVRGAFTKAWFEGLGMLPVDRDDTRAAIASLDVALEVLGRGDAFGIYPEGTRSRDGRLYRGRTGVAHLALTAGVPVVPVGLVGTERIQPVGSRLPRVVPVSITFGEPVQVAGRFDDVPLGKARRLLTDEVMEAVRALSGQEPAGVYNERAPDG from the coding sequence GTGGTGCTCTACCAGGTCCTCCACTCCGTCGTCCCGCCCGTGGCCAAGGCCGTGTGGCGGCCCACGATCACGGGCCTGCACCACGTGCCCGCGACCGGTGGCGTGATCCTCGCCAGCAACCACCTCAGCTTCATCGACTCCGTGGTCATCCCCGTCGTCGTGCCGCGCACGGTGGTCTTCCTCGCCAAGTCCGACTACTTCGAGGGCTCCGGCGTGAGGGGCGCCTTCACCAAGGCGTGGTTCGAGGGCCTCGGCATGCTGCCGGTCGACCGCGACGACACCCGGGCCGCCATCGCCTCGCTGGACGTCGCGCTGGAGGTGCTCGGCCGCGGTGACGCCTTCGGCATCTACCCCGAGGGCACCCGCTCGCGCGACGGCCGCCTCTACCGCGGCCGCACCGGCGTCGCCCACCTCGCGCTGACCGCCGGCGTCCCGGTGGTGCCCGTGGGGCTGGTCGGCACCGAGAGGATCCAGCCGGTCGGGTCCCGGCTGCCGCGGGTGGTGCCGGTGAGCATCACCTTCGGCGAGCCGGTCCAGGTCGCCGGTCGCTTCGACGACGTCCCGCTCGGCAAGGCCCGTCGCCTGCTCACCGACGAGGTCATGGAGGCGGTCCGGGCGCTCTCGGGCCAGGAGCCGGCCGGCGTCTACAACGAGCGCGCGCCCGACGGCTGA
- a CDS encoding M14 family metallopeptidase, with the protein MATLSCSALLASALALPATDAGAAVPFAGRTATAAAPDPDSAGRGAATATRVAPLEKAEVARRAAAAPVSGDPLEMPTSYPYQPELRLYRDNPDDAAHTAELLGHPDLAPQLLDWMAESDRISTQVVGQSTAGRDLYLVTVTAPERAEDTAQQTAWKEELKDDPEAASDNAELLAQYKTPVWVSANIHGNEWEGTDGVMQYIDWLVHAPTSEVGSILRNNRLYFSLSLNPDGRTLATRATALGLDPNRDMITNTTPETRSFVRTAQAIQPLYSADLHGYTNVLQVEPCGPPHGSNYEYDLYMPHNYAIALDVEADVVAANIPGNTYYNIATGQTSPTNTGPETAHIKIPYRDTASGWDDFPPIFTAQYAAFYGAATATVELPLTRGASGGRQTPARAVVNTAVAVQTVKSMVEYMNVPTNAREMLLNQAEVFRRGASGEAKVSMSTENIADVPGPTQWKPLWDVADDQEPVSLPRAYVIPVGDDQRSASDASSLVEKLLFHDIEVGTLDAAATVGGTTYPAGSYVVDMHQPLRGLANSLLDLGDDISDKVPSMYDISAWSYSYLWGATVDKVGATTDAALGAVTPVTAPTSVASMPADGYLTFEAAGLADMQAVNALLDEDVAVSMLADGSVVVAPGDRDAVAEVADGFDIAVEKATPADVAALDDESTKALSDLTIAYAGTQDDRLSLGELGFDELVSVTAAGINTAATSGTATGLEDADVLWIGSTFNLTAGSPGRLAVQAFVDGGGSVLGRGSAAFNAAAAYGLVTGTAVTGNSGGNGIVAVDTPADSLLAPYAQDTSFIYPATWFTGLGAGTEVEQTYGADPLLAGHWRASGAGVNGPDNAANQPSVVSGEVASGARSVVFGTSVLFRTHPKGGLSQAARALLWAGPEGLGVPGPEATTISLEATTPVVYPAKVAFDVEAATASGPAAGSVAILDAAGRTVGSADLAAGSATVSAAVLPGTTSYTAVLTPASAAVEPATSSPVTVTVAKASSTTSLKARKVGPRKVRLTVGLVVRGLRPVGPVTITDGGRKIKVVSFGGSATTRTFVVRLPRGRHSLRAVFAGTAVAAASKSAPVVVRITR; encoded by the coding sequence TTGGCGACCTTGAGCTGCTCGGCGCTGCTCGCCTCTGCCCTGGCCCTCCCAGCCACCGACGCGGGTGCCGCCGTCCCGTTCGCGGGCCGCACCGCGACGGCGGCCGCGCCCGACCCCGACAGCGCCGGCCGCGGTGCCGCCACGGCGACCCGGGTCGCGCCGCTGGAGAAGGCCGAGGTGGCCCGGCGGGCCGCCGCCGCGCCGGTCTCGGGCGACCCGCTGGAGATGCCCACGTCCTACCCGTACCAGCCGGAGCTGCGGCTCTACCGCGACAACCCCGACGACGCCGCGCACACCGCCGAGCTGCTCGGGCACCCCGACCTGGCCCCGCAGCTGCTCGACTGGATGGCCGAGAGCGACCGCATCTCCACGCAGGTGGTCGGGCAGTCGACCGCGGGCCGCGACCTCTACCTGGTCACCGTCACCGCCCCCGAGCGGGCCGAGGACACCGCGCAGCAGACGGCCTGGAAGGAGGAGCTGAAGGACGACCCGGAGGCCGCCTCCGACAACGCCGAGCTCCTCGCGCAGTACAAGACGCCGGTCTGGGTCAGCGCCAACATCCACGGCAACGAGTGGGAGGGCACCGACGGCGTCATGCAGTACATCGACTGGCTGGTGCACGCCCCGACGTCCGAGGTCGGCAGCATCCTGCGCAACAACCGGCTCTACTTCTCGCTGTCGCTGAACCCCGACGGCCGCACCCTCGCCACCCGCGCGACGGCGCTCGGCCTCGACCCGAACCGCGACATGATCACCAACACCACGCCGGAGACCCGGTCGTTCGTGCGCACCGCGCAGGCCATCCAGCCGCTCTACAGCGCCGACCTGCACGGTTACACCAACGTGCTCCAGGTGGAGCCCTGCGGCCCGCCGCACGGCTCGAACTACGAGTACGACCTCTACATGCCGCACAACTACGCGATCGCCCTCGACGTCGAGGCCGACGTGGTCGCCGCGAACATCCCCGGCAACACCTACTACAACATCGCCACCGGCCAGACGAGCCCGACCAACACCGGCCCCGAGACCGCGCACATCAAGATCCCGTACCGCGACACCGCGTCGGGCTGGGACGACTTCCCGCCGATCTTCACCGCGCAGTACGCCGCGTTCTACGGTGCCGCCACGGCCACCGTCGAGCTGCCGCTGACCCGCGGCGCCAGCGGCGGGCGGCAGACCCCGGCCCGCGCCGTCGTCAACACCGCCGTCGCCGTGCAGACCGTCAAGAGCATGGTCGAGTACATGAACGTGCCCACGAACGCGCGCGAGATGCTGCTCAACCAGGCCGAGGTCTTCCGCCGCGGCGCCTCCGGTGAGGCGAAGGTCTCGATGAGCACCGAGAACATCGCCGACGTCCCCGGCCCCACGCAGTGGAAGCCCCTGTGGGACGTCGCCGACGACCAGGAGCCGGTCTCGCTGCCGCGCGCCTACGTGATCCCGGTCGGCGACGACCAGCGCTCGGCGTCCGACGCCTCGTCGCTGGTGGAGAAGCTGCTCTTCCACGACATCGAGGTCGGCACGCTGGACGCCGCCGCGACCGTCGGCGGGACGACCTACCCGGCCGGCAGCTACGTCGTCGACATGCACCAGCCGCTGCGCGGCCTGGCCAACTCGCTGCTCGACCTCGGTGACGACATCTCGGACAAGGTGCCCTCGATGTACGACATCTCGGCGTGGAGCTACTCCTACCTGTGGGGCGCCACGGTCGACAAGGTCGGCGCCACCACCGACGCGGCCCTCGGCGCCGTCACGCCGGTCACCGCGCCCACCTCGGTGGCCAGCATGCCCGCCGACGGGTACCTCACCTTCGAGGCCGCCGGCCTGGCCGACATGCAGGCCGTCAACGCGCTCCTCGACGAGGACGTCGCCGTCTCGATGCTGGCCGACGGCTCCGTCGTCGTGGCGCCCGGTGACCGCGACGCGGTCGCCGAGGTGGCGGACGGGTTCGACATCGCCGTCGAGAAGGCCACCCCGGCCGACGTCGCGGCGCTGGACGACGAGTCGACCAAGGCGCTCAGCGACCTCACGATCGCCTACGCCGGCACCCAGGACGACCGGCTCTCGCTGGGCGAGCTCGGCTTCGACGAGCTCGTCAGCGTCACCGCGGCCGGCATCAACACCGCCGCGACCAGCGGCACGGCCACCGGCCTCGAGGACGCCGACGTGCTGTGGATCGGCTCGACGTTCAACCTCACCGCCGGATCGCCCGGGCGCCTGGCCGTCCAGGCCTTCGTCGACGGGGGTGGCTCGGTGCTCGGCCGCGGCAGCGCCGCGTTCAACGCCGCCGCCGCCTACGGGCTGGTCACCGGCACGGCCGTGACCGGCAACTCCGGCGGCAACGGGATCGTCGCGGTCGACACGCCGGCCGACTCGCTCCTCGCGCCGTACGCCCAGGACACGTCGTTCATCTACCCGGCCACCTGGTTCACCGGCCTCGGCGCCGGCACCGAGGTCGAGCAGACCTACGGCGCCGACCCGCTGCTGGCCGGCCACTGGCGGGCGAGCGGGGCCGGCGTCAACGGTCCCGACAACGCCGCGAACCAGCCCTCGGTCGTCTCCGGCGAGGTCGCCTCGGGTGCGCGCTCGGTCGTCTTCGGCACCTCGGTGCTGTTCCGCACGCACCCCAAGGGCGGGCTCAGCCAGGCCGCCCGCGCCCTGCTCTGGGCCGGTCCGGAGGGTCTCGGCGTGCCCGGCCCCGAGGCCACCACGATCTCGCTCGAGGCCACCACGCCGGTGGTCTACCCGGCCAAGGTCGCCTTCGACGTCGAGGCCGCGACCGCGTCCGGCCCCGCCGCGGGCAGCGTCGCGATCCTCGACGCCGCCGGCAGGACGGTCGGGTCCGCGGACCTGGCCGCCGGCAGCGCGACCGTGTCGGCCGCCGTGCTCCCCGGCACGACGAGCTACACCGCCGTCCTGACGCCGGCCAGCGCCGCCGTCGAGCCGGCCACGAGCTCGCCGGTCACGGTCACGGTCGCCAAGGCGTCCTCGACGACGAGCCTCAAGGCGCGCAAGGTCGGGCCCCGCAAGGTCCGGCTCACCGTCGGCCTCGTCGTCCGGGGGCTGCGTCCGGTCGGCCCGGTGACCATCACCGACGGCGGCAGGAAGATCAAGGTCGTCTCGTTCGGCGGCTCCGCGACCACGCGCACGTTCGTGGTCCGGCTGCCGCGCGGGCGGCACTCCCTGCGGGCGGTCTTCGCCGGCACGGCGGTCGCCGCGGCCAGCAAGTCCGCGCCCGTGGTGGTGCGCATCACGCGCTGA
- a CDS encoding response regulator — protein MTGATRTGPTRILLADDHALVRRGVRLILEREPDLTVVAEAGDGAEAVALLRGTEVDLVVLDIAMPRMTGLQAAREIARRRDPPRVLMLSMHDNEQYFFEALRVGASGYVLKSVADEDLVEACRAAVRGETFVYPGAMSALVVDYLGRLRRGETVPSTVLTEREDEVLKLIAEGASSKEIAATLTISVKTVERHRANILARLGMRDRTQLTRYAIRAGLIEP, from the coding sequence GTGACCGGCGCGACGCGGACCGGCCCCACCCGCATCCTCCTGGCCGACGACCACGCGCTGGTGCGGCGCGGCGTCCGCCTGATCCTCGAGCGCGAGCCCGACCTGACCGTCGTCGCCGAGGCCGGCGACGGCGCCGAGGCGGTCGCCCTCCTGCGCGGCACCGAGGTCGACCTGGTCGTCCTCGACATCGCGATGCCGCGGATGACCGGTCTGCAGGCGGCCCGGGAGATCGCCCGCCGGCGGGACCCACCCCGGGTGCTGATGCTGTCGATGCACGACAACGAGCAGTACTTCTTCGAGGCCCTGCGGGTCGGCGCGTCGGGCTACGTGCTCAAGTCGGTGGCCGACGAGGACCTCGTCGAGGCCTGCCGCGCGGCGGTGCGGGGCGAGACGTTCGTCTACCCGGGCGCGATGAGCGCCCTCGTCGTGGACTACCTCGGCCGGCTGCGGCGCGGCGAGACCGTCCCGTCCACCGTGCTCACCGAGCGCGAGGACGAGGTCCTCAAGCTGATCGCCGAGGGTGCGTCGTCGAAGGAGATCGCGGCGACCCTCACGATCAGCGTCAAGACCGTGGAGCGGCACCGCGCCAACATCCTGGCCCGGCTCGGGATGCGCGACCGGACGCAGCTGACCCGCTACGCCATCCGGGCCGGCCTGATCGAGCCCTGA
- a CDS encoding sensor histidine kinase codes for MPLYWKVVLVNGAVFCAGTAALVLSPASVSQDPLVSELVVLTLGLAAMLLVNAALLRASLGPVDRVVREMRVLESPGGGRRLGDAGGAGPGAVLVRSWNGMLDRLEAERASSSQRALAAQEAERHRIAQDLHDQVGQSLTVVLLGLKQVEGLAPPGLVEELALVRDSARAGLDDVRRVARQLRPGVLDDLGLHSALAALATEFSAAGRHVRRSVAPGLPDLTPEIELVLYRVAQEALTNVARHAGASQVEVSLGRVGDAVVLEVADDGVGTRDSPPGTGLAGMRERALLVGGRLSVEGREGRGTTVRLAVPLP; via the coding sequence GTGCCGCTGTACTGGAAGGTCGTCCTCGTCAACGGAGCCGTGTTCTGCGCGGGCACCGCGGCCCTGGTGCTGTCACCCGCGAGCGTGTCGCAGGATCCGCTCGTCTCCGAGCTCGTGGTGCTCACGCTGGGGTTGGCCGCGATGCTGCTGGTCAACGCAGCCCTGCTCCGGGCCTCGCTCGGCCCGGTCGACCGCGTGGTGAGGGAGATGCGGGTGCTCGAGAGCCCCGGCGGCGGACGCCGGCTCGGGGACGCCGGCGGCGCGGGTCCCGGCGCGGTGCTGGTCCGCAGCTGGAACGGCATGCTGGACCGGCTCGAGGCCGAGCGGGCGAGCAGCAGCCAGCGCGCGCTCGCCGCGCAGGAGGCCGAGCGGCACCGCATCGCCCAGGACCTCCACGACCAGGTCGGGCAGTCGCTGACCGTCGTCCTGCTCGGGCTCAAGCAGGTCGAGGGCCTGGCCCCGCCGGGCCTCGTCGAGGAGCTCGCGCTGGTCCGCGACAGTGCCCGCGCCGGCCTCGACGACGTCCGGCGGGTGGCCCGGCAGCTGCGCCCCGGCGTCCTGGACGACCTCGGTCTGCACAGCGCCCTGGCCGCCCTGGCCACCGAGTTCTCCGCCGCCGGTCGCCACGTGCGCCGCAGCGTCGCGCCGGGCCTGCCCGACCTGACCCCCGAGATCGAGCTGGTGCTGTACCGCGTGGCCCAGGAGGCGCTCACGAACGTCGCCCGGCACGCCGGGGCCTCCCAGGTGGAGGTCTCCCTCGGCCGCGTCGGCGACGCCGTCGTCCTCGAGGTCGCCGACGACGGCGTCGGCACCCGGGACAGCCCGCCGGGCACCGGCCTGGCCGGGATGCGCGAGCGGGCGCTGCTGGTCGGGGGACGGCTGAGCGTCGAGGGTCGCGAGGGCCGGGGCACGACGGTGCGCCTGGCGGTGCCGCTCCCGTGA
- a CDS encoding SPFH domain-containing protein, which yields MEEHPDTVLWLLLAVPVIGLLAATLLRWVPTGHLLVVTRRGVVSRVVRPGVAVRGPAGDAVLVPTEPEEVPLHVRATTRDGTAVRMLVRAEVRLVPPTPLERYTDPVRAAVPSAERVLQAAIEDDPHGDLHDLPVRLRRSWPRLTALADRETTPRGLRILSLELAELDAVLVPSLVDLPGDGVGPR from the coding sequence GTGGAGGAGCACCCGGACACCGTGCTGTGGCTGCTCCTCGCCGTCCCGGTCATCGGCCTGCTCGCGGCGACACTGCTGCGCTGGGTGCCCACCGGCCACCTGCTGGTGGTCACCCGGCGCGGCGTCGTCTCGCGGGTGGTGAGGCCGGGCGTCGCCGTCCGCGGCCCGGCCGGCGACGCCGTCCTCGTGCCGACCGAGCCCGAGGAGGTGCCGCTGCACGTGCGGGCCACGACCCGTGACGGCACCGCGGTGCGGATGCTGGTGCGGGCCGAGGTGCGGCTGGTGCCGCCGACGCCGCTCGAGCGCTACACCGACCCGGTCCGGGCCGCCGTCCCGTCCGCCGAACGCGTGCTGCAGGCCGCGATCGAGGACGACCCGCACGGCGACCTCCACGACCTCCCGGTCCGCCTGCGGCGGTCCTGGCCACGCCTGACCGCGCTGGCGGACCGGGAGACCACCCCCCGGGGGCTCCGCATCCTCTCCCTCGAGCTCGCCGAGCTCGACGCCGTGCTGGTCCCCTCCCTCGTCGACCTGCCGGGCGACGGCGTTGGACCCCGCTGA
- a CDS encoding potassium/proton antiporter, which produces MDPADLDLVVLAVAGVVLAAVVAVRVSSRLGLPSLLLYLALGLAIGEAGLGLEFEDADLTQVLGTVALAVILAEGGFTTDWRVVRPVAPLASVLATVGVATSVAVTSTIVHVVLDVDLRTAILLGAVASSTDAAAVFSVLRALPVRSRLRSTVEAESGFNDPPVIILVTVVASDAWGTASGLSILGEVVVQLVLGVVVGVVVARIGLWVLARSALPASGLYPIATLAFAFLAFAVAGVAGGSALMAIYVAGLVLGNGTLPHRTSTAGFVGGLAWLAQIGLFILLGLLASPGRLWDALPHALVVGGALTLVARPLSVALCATPFGVPWREQVFVSWAGLRGAVPVVLATIPLSAGLPAAERVFDVVLLLVVVFTLLQGPTLPWVARVTGAASAENPRDVTIESAPLDDLGATLLQLTVAPGSRLAGVEVGELRLPPRAAVSLVLRAGEVFAPSPTTGLRVGDHVLVVAPRADRAPVERRLRAVSASGRLAGWYAALPGEAVRR; this is translated from the coding sequence TTGGACCCCGCTGACCTGGACCTCGTGGTGCTGGCCGTGGCCGGCGTGGTGCTGGCCGCGGTCGTCGCGGTCCGCGTCTCCAGCCGCCTCGGCCTCCCGAGCCTGCTGCTCTACCTCGCCCTGGGCCTGGCGATCGGGGAGGCCGGGCTGGGCCTGGAGTTCGAGGACGCCGACCTCACCCAGGTCCTCGGAACCGTCGCGCTCGCGGTGATCCTGGCCGAGGGCGGGTTCACGACCGACTGGCGCGTGGTCCGGCCGGTCGCCCCGCTGGCCAGTGTCCTGGCCACCGTCGGCGTCGCCACCAGCGTGGCGGTCACCTCGACGATCGTGCACGTCGTCCTCGACGTCGACCTGCGCACCGCGATCCTGCTCGGGGCGGTGGCGTCCTCCACGGACGCCGCCGCCGTCTTCTCCGTCCTGCGCGCCCTGCCCGTGCGGTCCCGGCTGCGCTCGACGGTCGAGGCGGAGTCCGGGTTCAACGACCCGCCGGTGATCATCCTGGTCACCGTCGTCGCCTCCGACGCGTGGGGCACGGCCAGCGGGCTCAGCATCCTCGGCGAGGTCGTCGTCCAGCTGGTGCTCGGCGTCGTCGTCGGGGTGGTGGTGGCCCGGATCGGGCTGTGGGTGCTCGCGCGCAGCGCGCTGCCGGCGTCCGGGCTCTACCCGATCGCCACCCTGGCGTTCGCCTTCCTCGCCTTCGCGGTCGCCGGGGTGGCCGGCGGCAGTGCGCTGATGGCGATCTACGTCGCCGGGCTGGTGCTCGGCAACGGAACCCTGCCCCACCGCACCTCGACGGCCGGCTTCGTCGGGGGACTGGCCTGGCTCGCCCAGATCGGGCTGTTCATCCTGCTCGGCCTGCTCGCCAGCCCCGGGCGGCTCTGGGACGCGCTGCCCCACGCCCTCGTCGTGGGTGGCGCCCTCACGCTCGTGGCCCGACCGCTGTCGGTGGCGCTGTGCGCGACGCCGTTCGGCGTGCCGTGGCGGGAACAGGTGTTCGTCAGCTGGGCGGGGCTGCGCGGCGCCGTCCCCGTCGTGCTGGCGACGATCCCGCTCAGCGCCGGGCTGCCCGCGGCCGAGCGGGTCTTCGACGTCGTGCTCCTGCTCGTCGTGGTGTTCACGCTGCTGCAGGGACCGACCCTGCCCTGGGTCGCCCGCGTCACCGGCGCGGCGAGCGCGGAGAACCCGCGCGACGTCACGATCGAGTCGGCGCCGCTCGACGACCTGGGGGCGACGCTGCTCCAGCTCACCGTCGCCCCCGGCTCCCGCCTGGCCGGGGTGGAGGTCGGCGAGCTGCGGCTGCCCCCGCGCGCCGCGGTGTCCCTGGTGCTCCGCGCCGGCGAGGTCTTCGCGCCCAGCCCCACGACCGGCCTGAGGGTCGGCGACCACGTGCTGGTGGTCGCCCCGCGCGCGGACCGGGCGCCGGTCGAGCGCCGGCTCCGGGCGGTGAGCGCCTCCGGCCGCCTGGCCGGCTGGTACGCCGCGCTGCCGGGCGAGGCGGTCCGTCGGTGA